The following proteins are encoded in a genomic region of Palaemon carinicauda isolate YSFRI2023 chromosome 19, ASM3689809v2, whole genome shotgun sequence:
- the LOC137659233 gene encoding uncharacterized protein, producing MRDTRSRAVPAPALTHSPTRPRVATAQRVAQEAPKLAHGRSRLPLGSPSIPHKLATDTIVHDAPVSRPVSATRPVPVFKTTKVAQRPPERPHAACPTQPPQQRTPVRPHPDARHARPRSPARPQASVPVLSDQHQPSCPQVARDPAPALTRPQPVLPDTRSGAPVISRPSGPRQVAARPRIRPPPAPAPAPDHRTPTPSLMRSRGHVPAPAVARPHACAVASAPSLLNTHPRAIAPLRPPP from the coding sequence ATGCGCGATACGCGTTCTCGTGCAGTTCCGGCACCAGCGCTCACACActcaccaacgcgaccacgcgtcgctACAGCGCAACGCGTCGcccaagaggctcccaagttagcgcacgggcgctcacggctgcctctgggctctccctctatACCGCACAAGCTTGCTACTGATACGATCGTGCATGACGCTCCAGTATCGCGCCCTGTTTCTGCTACGCGCCCCGTTCCTGTATTTAAGACAACTAAGGTTGCCCAACGACctccagagcgccctcacgcgGCTTGCCCCACGCAGCCTCCGCAGCAGCGCACTCCagtgcgaccgcatcctgatgcgcgccatgcgcgcccacgatcgccagcgcgcccacaggcgagtgtGCCGGTCTTATCGGACCAGCACCAACCTTCTTGCCCCCAGGTCGCTCgagaccctgctccagcgctaacgcgccctcagccggttcttccggacacgcgctcaggcgcccccgttatctcgcgcccatCGGGGCCGCGCCAGGTTGCTGCGCGCCCGCGCATTCGGCCTCCTCCTGCTCCAGCTCCAGCTCCTGATCACCGCACTCCTACGCCATCGCTTATGCGCTCTCGCGGCCATGTTCCCGCTCCAGCTGTCGCGCGCCCACACGCCTGCGCTGTCGctagcgcgccatcgctcctgaacacCCACCCGCGCGCCATCGCCCCCTTGCGCCCGCCCCCGTGA